One genomic segment of Choristoneura fumiferana chromosome Z, NRCan_CFum_1, whole genome shotgun sequence includes these proteins:
- the Pa1 gene encoding PTIP binding protein Pa1 — translation MSGIELKGDDWDLACSDEELENCGTTIGKTWTLEPNELEELYNNIDKNGSVALEWKCPGRRAPSPVPVAKENKVEVPVSPVREEKSDFDFMDEMSSLRLRVRREGEDTLRGSAKKKTTSFDGILSNLIRHKRIEQMEKQGNTPTTVPSSS, via the coding sequence ATGTCTGGAATCGAACTGAAAGGCGACGATTGGGACTTGGCATGTTCCGATGAAGAGCTAGAAAACTGTGGCACGACCATAGGCAAAACCTGGACACTGGAGCCAAACGAATTGGAAGAACTGTACAATAACATTGACAAAAACGGTTCTGTGGCGCTAGAATGGAAATGTCCAGGGCGCAGGGCACCCTCGCCTGTACCCGTCGCGAAGGAAAACAAAGTAGAGGTTCCAGTATCACCAGTAAGGGAAGAAAAGTCTGACTTTGACTTCATGGATGAAATGAGTTCGTTGCGACTTAGAGTGAGACGAGAAGGCGAAGACACGCTCCGGGGTTCTGCTAAGAAGAAAACAACATCCTTTGACGGAATACTCTCGAATTTGATAAGACATAAACGCATTGAACAGATGGAGAAGCAGGGAAACACACCTACAACAGTTCCTAGCAGTTCATGA